In one Magnetospirillum sp. genomic region, the following are encoded:
- a CDS encoding TRAP transporter small permease, whose protein sequence is MLELYFRAMDALHNLCVVAASAALAVITLIIPWGVFTRYVLESASSWPEPLAVLLMIWLSFLSAVVCYREHLHIAVGILPNALAPGARKILGFGVELCMLAANLFLLWFGTNLVQVTWHQSIAEFPAVSVGMSYLPVPIGGALTALFVIERLLKGDLFPPPAELDPHETISSE, encoded by the coding sequence ATGCTTGAACTCTATTTCCGCGCCATGGACGCGCTGCACAATCTATGCGTCGTAGCGGCTTCTGCCGCGCTCGCGGTGATCACGCTTATCATTCCGTGGGGCGTCTTCACGCGCTACGTGCTCGAGAGCGCCTCTTCGTGGCCGGAACCGCTCGCGGTGCTGCTCATGATCTGGCTGTCGTTCCTTTCTGCGGTCGTTTGCTACCGCGAGCATCTTCATATCGCGGTCGGGATTCTGCCCAACGCATTGGCGCCGGGCGCGCGCAAAATCTTGGGCTTCGGCGTCGAGCTTTGCATGCTTGCGGCGAATCTCTTTCTGCTGTGGTTCGGAACGAACCTCGTTCAAGTCACCTGGCACCAAAGCATCGCCGAATTTCCCGCCGTCTCGGTCGGCATGTCGTATTTGCCGGTGCCGATCGGCGGCGCGCTGACAGCCTTGTTCGTGATCGAACGTCTGCTCAAGGGGGATCTGTTTCCGCCGCCTGCCGAACTCGATCCGCACGAAACCATCTCGAGTGAATAG
- a CDS encoding TRAP transporter large permease, with the protein MDALVLLGGFFVFCAMGVPVAYALGLSAICAALWLDIPLEAIALKTSDGMDDFPLLAIPYFILAGAIMAEGGMATRIINLAKLFVGFIRGGLALVNILASTMFGCISGSSVADTASIGSVMIPQMIKSGYPRLFAVNVTISGSLQPLLLPPSHNMVIFSLAAGGTVSVAHLFVAGIVPGLLLGIALMLLCLYIAYRDKLPKGEAISLRQAGRIVYEAVWGLVTVFIILGGILSGVFTPTESAAVASVWALLVTVFIYRDYSLRDLPKLLARVVRTVGMVMIMIGFSVAFAYMMTLMRIPAKATELFLAIATDKYMFLLYTNILLLLLGTFMDLAPMLLICTPIFMPIIAQFGIDPIHFGIVMIFNLGIGLLTPPVGPTLAVGCAIGKVTMEQVSRSIMVFYVPMLIVLGLVTYIPALTLWLPRLVLG; encoded by the coding sequence ATGGACGCATTGGTTTTGCTCGGCGGCTTCTTCGTTTTCTGCGCGATGGGCGTGCCCGTTGCCTATGCGCTGGGGCTTTCCGCAATCTGCGCAGCACTATGGCTCGACATACCGCTCGAAGCGATCGCTCTGAAGACGTCCGACGGCATGGACGACTTTCCGCTGCTCGCAATCCCCTACTTCATCCTTGCCGGTGCCATCATGGCCGAAGGCGGGATGGCGACGCGGATCATCAACCTGGCCAAACTATTCGTCGGTTTCATCCGCGGCGGGTTGGCACTCGTCAACATCCTCGCCTCGACCATGTTCGGCTGCATCTCCGGATCGTCGGTCGCCGATACGGCTTCGATCGGCAGCGTCATGATCCCGCAAATGATCAAAAGCGGCTATCCGCGGCTGTTCGCGGTCAACGTGACGATATCGGGTTCGCTGCAACCCCTGCTGCTTCCGCCGTCGCACAATATGGTGATCTTTTCGCTTGCGGCCGGGGGCACCGTCTCGGTGGCGCACCTGTTCGTGGCCGGCATTGTGCCCGGTCTGTTGCTGGGCATCGCATTGATGCTGCTTTGCCTGTACATCGCGTATCGCGACAAACTCCCGAAAGGCGAGGCGATTTCGCTTCGCCAGGCCGGGCGCATTGTCTACGAGGCGGTGTGGGGTCTGGTGACCGTATTCATCATCCTCGGCGGCATCCTGTCGGGCGTTTTCACGCCGACCGAAAGTGCGGCGGTCGCGAGCGTTTGGGCATTGCTGGTGACTGTTTTTATCTACCGCGACTACAGCCTGCGCGACCTGCCCAAGCTGCTGGCACGCGTCGTGCGCACGGTCGGCATGGTGATGATCATGATCGGCTTCTCGGTCGCCTTCGCCTACATGATGACGCTGATGCGCATTCCGGCGAAAGCGACGGAGTTGTTCCTTGCGATCGCCACCGACAAATACATGTTCCTGCTCTACACCAACATCCTGCTGCTGCTGCTCGGCACGTTCATGGATCTGGCGCCAATGCTGCTGATCTGCACGCCGATTTTCATGCCGATCATCGCGCAGTTCGGCATCGATCCCATCCATTTCGGCATCGTGATGATTTTCAATCTCGGGATCGGCCTGCTGACTCCGCCCGTCGGCCCAACGCTCGCCGTCGGCTGCGCGATCGGCAAAGTCACGATGGAACAGGTGTCACGCTCGATCATGGTGTTCTACGTGCCGATGCTCATCGTGCTCGGCCTTGTCACCTACATACCGGCGCTAACACTGTGGCTGCCGCGCCTCGTTCTCGGCTGA
- a CDS encoding NAD(P)-dependent oxidoreductase → MRRILLTGAAGGVGRAITPMLKTLYPGLVLSDLDPPENTHGLPFVRADLADMAATQAAVAGADGIIHLGGYSVEGPWETILSANIVGCRNMFEASRLAGVRRIVFASSNHVVGFYPRSEKIAQDVTVLPDTRYGVSKAFGEALGAMYAMKHGIGVACLRIGNVGETPLDMRRMSILLHPEDLVQLIAIGLDHPDIVFEVFYGASDNARGWWDNSRAHAFGYKPKHGSEPMLETAMREQSKLAPDPIGDRFQGGSFCSIEYSNEGPGRKPT, encoded by the coding sequence GTGCGCCGAATATTGCTTACCGGAGCCGCCGGCGGTGTCGGCCGCGCGATTACGCCGATGCTGAAAACGCTTTATCCAGGGCTTGTCCTGTCGGACCTGGATCCGCCCGAAAACACGCATGGCCTGCCGTTCGTTCGAGCTGACCTTGCCGACATGGCCGCGACGCAGGCAGCCGTTGCGGGCGCCGACGGCATAATCCATCTCGGCGGCTACTCCGTCGAAGGTCCTTGGGAGACGATTCTGTCGGCCAACATCGTGGGCTGCCGGAACATGTTCGAGGCATCCCGGCTCGCAGGCGTCAGGCGCATTGTTTTTGCGTCGTCCAATCACGTGGTCGGTTTTTATCCGCGCTCCGAAAAGATTGCGCAGGACGTGACGGTGCTGCCCGACACGCGCTATGGCGTGTCCAAAGCGTTCGGCGAGGCATTGGGCGCAATGTACGCGATGAAGCACGGAATCGGCGTTGCGTGTCTGCGGATCGGAAATGTCGGCGAGACGCCGCTCGACATGCGCCGCATGTCGATACTGCTGCACCCCGAAGACCTTGTGCAGCTCATCGCCATCGGTCTCGATCACCCGGATATCGTGTTCGAAGTCTTCTACGGCGCGTCGGACAATGCGCGCGGCTGGTGGGACAATTCGCGCGCGCACGCGTTCGGCTACAAGCCGAAGCACGGCTCGGAGCCGATGCTGGAAACTGCGATGCGAGAGCAGTCGAAGCTGGCACCCGACCCGATCGGCGACCGCTTTCAAGGCGGCAGCTTCTGTTCGATCGAATACAGCAACGAAGGCCCTGGCCGCAAACCGACCTAG
- a CDS encoding TRAP transporter substrate-binding protein — MKRRTFLAATAAASLLPAATVVPAAAQAKMILKATDVHPLGYPTVEAVVRMGAKLEQATGGRISIQMFPSMQLGGEKEMIEQAQLGAVQIARISVGPMGPLVPEMNVFNLPFMFRDSAHMEKVVDGEIGDEILKKLSDHPTANLIGLCWMSGGTRHVYNARRPITAVADLRGLKIRMMGNPLFVDTMNTLGGNGVAMGFDQLINALQTGVVDGAENNEPSYAAGQHYRYAKYYSLTGHLIIPEILVFSKRSWNALSAGDRTLIWNMAKEAQKEQRQLWQAEEAAALRKMIAAGTIVNEVGNKREFQDAVRPVWDKYGAQHQALIARIQAIN, encoded by the coding sequence ATGAAACGCCGCACCTTTTTGGCTGCCACGGCAGCCGCATCGCTCTTGCCTGCCGCAACCGTCGTCCCGGCTGCCGCACAAGCCAAAATGATCCTCAAAGCAACCGACGTGCACCCGCTTGGCTACCCAACCGTCGAGGCCGTGGTGCGCATGGGTGCCAAACTCGAACAAGCGACCGGCGGCCGCATCTCGATTCAGATGTTTCCGTCCATGCAGTTGGGCGGCGAGAAAGAGATGATCGAACAGGCGCAACTCGGCGCCGTGCAGATCGCACGCATCTCCGTCGGGCCGATGGGCCCGCTGGTCCCCGAGATGAACGTCTTCAACCTGCCCTTCATGTTTCGCGACTCCGCACATATGGAGAAGGTCGTCGATGGGGAAATCGGCGACGAGATCCTGAAGAAACTGTCGGACCATCCGACGGCCAATCTGATTGGCCTGTGCTGGATGAGCGGCGGCACGCGCCACGTCTACAATGCGCGGCGGCCGATCACGGCGGTCGCCGATCTGAGGGGCCTCAAGATCCGCATGATGGGCAATCCGCTTTTCGTCGACACGATGAATACGCTGGGCGGCAACGGCGTGGCGATGGGCTTCGACCAGCTCATCAACGCGCTACAAACCGGCGTCGTCGATGGCGCCGAGAACAATGAACCCAGCTATGCCGCCGGCCAGCACTATCGCTACGCGAAATACTACTCGCTGACGGGACATCTGATCATTCCCGAGATCCTCGTCTTCTCGAAACGCAGCTGGAACGCGCTTTCGGCGGGCGACCGCACACTGATCTGGAATATGGCCAAGGAAGCGCAGAAAGAGCAGCGCCAACTCTGGCAGGCCGAGGAGGCGGCAGCCCTCAGAAAGATGATTGCGGCCGGCACCATCGTGAACGAAGTCGGAAACAAGCGGGAGTTCCAGGACGCTGTCAGGCCGGTCTGGGACAAATACGGCGCCCAGCATCAGGCGCTCATCGCGCGCATCCAAGCCATCAACTGA
- the odhB gene encoding 2-oxoglutarate dehydrogenase complex dihydrolipoyllysine-residue succinyltransferase, whose translation MAVEIKVPTLGESVTEATIAKWFKNVGDAVKADEPLCELETDKVTVEVPAPAAGMLSAITAPAGTTVAVGAKLGELEAGAAGKAAAPAAAAPAPAKAAPAAAAPAAIASDKQPGPAARKALSEAGLDASAVAGSGKDGRVTKTDVAAAAAAPKPAPAAPAAPAAPRALAPREERVKMTRLRSKIAERLKHAQNTAAMLTTFNEVDMTAAMAMRSKYNETFEKRYGIKLGFMSIFAKACVVALKELPAVNAEIDAGDIVYKNHYDIGIAVGTPQGLVVPVVRDCDVLSFADIEKKIGDFGRRARDGKLTVDEMSGGTFTITNGGIYGSLMSTPILNPPQSGILGMHKIQSRPIAVGDKIEIRPMMYLALSYDHRIIDGREAVTFLVRVKECIEDPARLILDM comes from the coding sequence GAATCCGTCACCGAAGCGACCATCGCCAAATGGTTCAAGAATGTCGGCGACGCCGTGAAGGCGGACGAACCGCTTTGCGAGCTCGAAACGGACAAGGTCACGGTTGAAGTGCCGGCCCCGGCCGCCGGCATGCTCTCGGCGATCACGGCGCCTGCGGGTACGACTGTCGCGGTCGGCGCCAAGCTCGGCGAACTTGAAGCGGGCGCTGCCGGCAAAGCCGCTGCACCCGCCGCTGCCGCACCGGCACCCGCCAAGGCCGCACCGGCCGCCGCCGCACCTGCTGCTATCGCAAGCGACAAGCAGCCCGGCCCCGCCGCGCGCAAGGCACTGTCCGAAGCGGGCCTCGATGCTTCGGCCGTTGCAGGCTCGGGCAAAGACGGGCGCGTGACGAAAACCGACGTGGCCGCAGCCGCCGCAGCGCCGAAGCCGGCACCTGCAGCACCGGCTGCCCCTGCCGCCCCGCGCGCACTCGCCCCGCGCGAAGAGCGCGTGAAGATGACGCGCCTGCGCAGCAAGATCGCCGAGCGCCTCAAGCACGCGCAGAATACGGCCGCGATGCTGACGACCTTCAACGAGGTCGACATGACGGCGGCGATGGCGATGCGCTCCAAGTACAACGAGACCTTCGAGAAGCGCTACGGCATTAAGCTCGGCTTCATGTCGATCTTCGCCAAAGCGTGCGTGGTCGCGTTGAAGGAACTCCCGGCCGTCAATGCCGAGATTGACGCGGGCGACATCGTCTACAAGAACCACTACGACATCGGCATTGCGGTGGGCACGCCGCAGGGCCTCGTAGTGCCGGTCGTGCGCGATTGCGACGTGCTTTCGTTCGCCGACATCGAAAAGAAGATCGGTGATTTCGGCCGGCGCGCGCGCGACGGCAAGCTCACGGTCGACGAAATGTCGGGCGGCACCTTCACGATCACCAACGGCGGCATCTACGGCTCGCTGATGTCCACGCCGATCCTGAACCCGCCGCAATCGGGCATTCTCGGCATGCACAAGATCCAGTCGCGCCCGATCGCAGTCGGCGACAAGATCGAAATCCGGCCGATGATGTATCTGGCGCTGAGCTACGACCACCGCATCATCGACGGGCGCGAAGCCGTGACGTTCCTTGTGCGCGTCAAGGAATGCATCGAAGATCCCGCCCGCCTCATCCTGGACATGTGA
- a CDS encoding FadR/GntR family transcriptional regulator, whose amino-acid sequence MTRQQKSRPDLTLAERVPADATDLFGSIRKSRSLVGEIAERLSAEIASGRYAAGQRLPTEQAMALSGKVSRTVVREAISVLKAQGLVTTRQGSGAFVADQPRRQEFRIDPELLRSLDSVIEVLELRQAVETEAAGLAAARATPQMLADIQSAHRAMLAAVSRDESGADEDFSTHLAIAAATGNPQFLAFLNFLGTIVIPRRNRRVWSMTSDHKAAYLARIEAEHGAIVDAISAGNADGARRAMREHLVLAAVRYRSFANAAARGAVDPQSKEN is encoded by the coding sequence ATGACCAGACAACAAAAGTCCAGACCGGATTTGACGCTTGCGGAGCGGGTGCCGGCCGACGCGACGGATTTGTTCGGGAGCATTCGCAAAAGCCGGTCGCTGGTTGGCGAAATTGCCGAACGGCTATCGGCGGAAATCGCGAGCGGCCGCTATGCCGCTGGGCAACGGCTGCCGACCGAGCAAGCGATGGCCTTGTCCGGCAAAGTCAGCCGGACGGTCGTTCGCGAGGCGATCAGCGTGTTGAAGGCGCAAGGCCTCGTTACGACGCGTCAAGGCTCCGGCGCGTTTGTCGCCGACCAGCCGCGGCGGCAAGAATTCCGGATCGACCCTGAACTGCTGCGTTCGCTCGATTCGGTCATTGAAGTGCTGGAACTCCGGCAGGCGGTTGAAACGGAGGCCGCAGGGCTCGCGGCCGCGCGCGCGACGCCTCAAATGCTGGCGGATATCCAATCCGCGCACAGAGCAATGCTCGCTGCCGTTTCCCGGGACGAATCGGGCGCCGACGAGGATTTTTCCACGCACCTTGCGATCGCGGCGGCGACCGGAAATCCTCAATTTCTGGCGTTTCTCAATTTTCTCGGCACGATCGTGATTCCGCGGCGCAATCGACGCGTCTGGAGCATGACGAGCGACCACAAGGCTGCCTATCTCGCGCGAATCGAAGCTGAGCATGGCGCTATCGTCGATGCGATCTCTGCCGGCAATGCCGACGGCGCGCGGAGAGCGATGCGCGAACATCTCGTGTTGGCGGCCGTCCGCTATCGCAGCTTTGCCAATGCCGCTGCGCGCGGCGCGGTTGATCCGCAATCCAAGGAGAACTGA
- the lpdA gene encoding dihydrolipoyl dehydrogenase, with translation MSEASYDLVVIGSGPGGYVCAIRAAQLGMKVACVEKRDTLGGTCLNVGCIPSKALLQASEKFEEASHGLAAFGVKTGKVELDLKAMMAHKDKTVKSNVDGVAFLFKKNKIDWIKGAGKIAAAGKVEVALNAGGTQTLAAKAIVIATGSEVVSLPSLPIDEKKIVSSTGALTLAEVPKTMVLVGGGVIGLEMGSVWQRLGAKVTVVEFLDRIMPGMDGEISKSMQRILAKQGMAFKLSTKVTGAKVGAKSVALTVEPAGGGAAETLEADIVLVAVGRRPYTDGLGLKEAGVALDEKGRVAIDAHFQTNVPGVYAIGDAIAGPMLAHKAEDEGMAVAEILAGQHGHVNYDAIPSVVYTWPEVASVGKTEEQLKAEGVAIRIGKFPFTANGRARAQNNTDGFVKILADATTDRVLGVHMIGPSVGELVGEMALAIEFGASSEDIARTCHAHPTLTEAVREAALAVDGRPIHM, from the coding sequence ATGAGCGAAGCCTCCTACGATCTCGTCGTCATCGGCTCCGGCCCCGGCGGTTACGTGTGCGCCATCCGAGCGGCCCAGCTCGGCATGAAAGTCGCGTGCGTCGAAAAACGCGACACGCTCGGCGGCACCTGCCTCAATGTCGGCTGCATTCCCTCGAAGGCTTTGCTGCAGGCGTCCGAGAAGTTCGAAGAAGCATCGCACGGCCTCGCGGCCTTCGGCGTTAAGACCGGCAAGGTCGAACTCGACCTCAAAGCCATGATGGCGCACAAGGACAAGACCGTTAAATCGAACGTCGACGGTGTGGCGTTCTTGTTCAAGAAGAACAAGATCGACTGGATCAAGGGTGCTGGAAAGATCGCGGCCGCCGGCAAGGTCGAAGTCGCCCTCAACGCGGGTGGCACACAAACGCTGGCCGCCAAAGCCATCGTTATCGCCACGGGCTCGGAAGTCGTCTCGCTGCCGAGTCTGCCGATCGACGAAAAGAAGATCGTGTCTTCAACGGGCGCTTTGACGCTCGCGGAAGTGCCGAAGACGATGGTGCTCGTCGGCGGGGGCGTGATCGGGCTCGAGATGGGTTCGGTGTGGCAGCGTTTGGGGGCGAAAGTCACGGTCGTCGAATTTCTCGACCGCATCATGCCCGGCATGGACGGCGAGATTTCCAAGAGCATGCAGCGCATCCTTGCCAAGCAGGGCATGGCGTTCAAGCTCTCGACGAAGGTCACGGGTGCCAAGGTCGGCGCCAAGAGCGTGGCGCTCACGGTGGAGCCCGCCGGAGGCGGTGCGGCCGAAACGCTCGAAGCCGACATCGTGCTCGTCGCGGTCGGCCGCCGCCCCTACACGGACGGGCTCGGCCTCAAAGAAGCGGGTGTGGCACTCGACGAAAAAGGCCGCGTCGCCATCGACGCGCATTTCCAGACGAACGTTCCCGGTGTTTACGCGATCGGCGATGCGATCGCCGGGCCGATGCTGGCGCACAAGGCCGAAGACGAAGGCATGGCGGTCGCCGAAATTCTCGCCGGCCAGCACGGCCACGTGAATTACGATGCGATTCCGTCGGTCGTCTATACGTGGCCGGAAGTTGCCTCCGTCGGCAAGACCGAGGAGCAGCTGAAGGCAGAAGGTGTTGCGATCCGCATCGGCAAGTTCCCGTTCACGGCCAACGGGCGCGCACGCGCGCAGAACAACACCGACGGCTTCGTGAAGATCCTGGCCGATGCCACGACAGACCGCGTGTTGGGCGTGCACATGATCGGCCCGTCGGTCGGCGAACTCGTCGGCGAAATGGCGCTCGCGATCGAATTCGGCGCGTCGTCTGAAGACATCGCGCGCACCTGCCACGCGCACCCGACCTTGACCGAGGCCGTGCGCGAAGCAGCCCTCGCCGTGGACGGCCGCCCGATCCATATGTGA